The following proteins are encoded in a genomic region of Candidatus Binatus sp.:
- a CDS encoding tRNA (guanosine(46)-N(7))-methyltransferase TrmB: protein MGAAIVGGAMARLRKGARIWGHPQAREIGERMMLQSDPNLFAIDPPAIFGRRAPIEIEIGAGKGEFIIERAAEFPERDFIAVELSGTIARVLAVRCGRAGIDNLRVARMDARTLVNLMLETSSVSAFHIYFPDPWPKERHVKHRLFTPTLAANIYRTLEPGAIAYVATDVRDYASEIFPLMDAAGLIRAAEAAPGAERTGFARKYVAAGKPIFAASFRKPR from the coding sequence GTGGGGGCGGCTATCGTCGGCGGAGCGATGGCGCGGTTAAGAAAAGGCGCGCGCATCTGGGGACATCCCCAGGCGCGCGAGATCGGCGAACGGATGATGCTCCAGTCCGACCCCAACCTCTTCGCGATCGATCCGCCCGCGATTTTCGGCCGCCGCGCGCCGATCGAAATCGAGATCGGCGCCGGCAAGGGCGAATTCATCATCGAGCGCGCCGCCGAGTTTCCAGAGCGCGATTTTATCGCGGTCGAACTGTCGGGCACGATCGCGCGAGTGCTGGCCGTGCGATGCGGCCGCGCGGGGATCGACAATCTGCGCGTCGCGCGGATGGACGCGCGCACGCTGGTCAACCTGATGCTCGAGACCTCGAGCGTGAGCGCGTTCCACATTTATTTTCCTGATCCGTGGCCGAAGGAGCGCCACGTGAAGCATCGGCTGTTCACGCCGACGCTGGCGGCGAACATTTATCGAACGCTCGAGCCCGGCGCGATTGCGTATGTGGCGACCGACGTGCGCGATTATGCGTCCGAGATTTTCCCGCTGATGGACGCGGCGGGATTGATCCGGGCCGCGGAAGCGGCGCCCGGCGCGGAGCGGACGGGCTTCGCGCGCAAGTATGTCGCGGCCGGCAAGCCGATTTTTGCCGCATCATTTCGGAAACCGCGTTGA
- the truB gene encoding tRNA pseudouridine(55) synthase TruB — translation MLIDKPAGISSAEVVRRVKARVKPARVGHLGTLDPFATGLLPIMIGEATKLAPFIDGGDKTYAGLIRLGVETDTLDRDGEVVRTLAVPQISIELLDDVAAQFRGPIEQVPPIFSAIKRAGVPLYRMARRGDAVEPPEKRRVEIKRLELTLEGADAIRFVARCSPGTYARSLARDIGLALGTVAHLEELRRTRNGSFSIDDASPLPDVLAAMDSDDASIRAISLRDALPAIPEVSVDEVIENRLRNGDSSALDSLNSAFAPRFKVISRDGDLIAVAKATSRATATIERIFNASD, via the coding sequence ATGCTCATCGATAAGCCGGCCGGGATTTCGTCCGCCGAAGTCGTCCGCCGCGTCAAGGCGCGCGTCAAGCCGGCGCGCGTGGGCCATCTCGGCACACTCGATCCGTTCGCCACCGGACTCTTGCCAATCATGATCGGCGAAGCGACCAAGCTCGCGCCGTTTATCGATGGTGGCGACAAAACATACGCCGGGTTAATCCGGCTCGGCGTCGAGACCGACACGCTCGATCGTGACGGCGAGGTCGTCCGCACCCTGGCAGTGCCGCAGATATCGATCGAGCTGCTCGACGACGTCGCGGCACAGTTCCGCGGACCGATCGAGCAGGTACCGCCGATATTCTCGGCAATCAAGCGCGCCGGGGTGCCGCTCTATCGGATGGCGCGGCGCGGCGACGCGGTCGAGCCGCCGGAAAAACGGCGGGTCGAGATCAAGCGGCTCGAACTGACGCTTGAAGGAGCCGACGCGATTCGATTCGTCGCGCGATGCTCGCCCGGCACCTACGCGCGCTCGCTGGCGCGCGATATCGGGCTCGCGCTCGGCACGGTTGCGCATCTGGAGGAGTTGCGGCGCACGCGCAACGGTTCATTCTCGATTGACGACGCGTCGCCGTTGCCTGACGTGCTCGCCGCGATGGATTCCGATGACGCCTCGATTCGCGCGATCAGCCTGCGCGACGCTCTTCCGGCGATACCGGAAGTCAGCGTCGATGAAGTCATCGAAAATCGGCTCCGCAATGGCGATTCGAGCGCGCTCGATTCGCTGAATTCGGCGTTCGCGCCGCGATTCAAAGTGATCTCGCGCGACGGCGATTTGATCGCGGTCGCGAAAGCGACCTCGCGCGCGACTGCGACGATCGAGCGTATCTTCAACGCCTCGGATTGA
- a CDS encoding ABC transporter ATP-binding protein: MDAKYAIDLEHVVRIYKRDEFEVRALDDVTIQIPAGRFVAIMGPSGSGKTTMLNLIAGIDHATTGRVAVGGEEITGMKERDLAGWRARHIGLVFQFYNLIPVLTAFENVELPLLLTNLSKADRRSHVETALRVVGLSDRMDHYPRQLSGGQEQRVAIARAIVADPTIIVADEPTGDLDAKSAEEILSLLVDLNRQFSKTIVMVTHDPRAERYVDTVYRLDKGLLVGTEPGKRAEPAAAAATSA, translated from the coding sequence ATGGACGCCAAGTATGCAATCGATCTCGAGCACGTAGTTCGTATTTACAAGCGCGACGAGTTCGAAGTGCGCGCGCTCGACGATGTTACGATCCAGATTCCGGCCGGCCGCTTCGTCGCGATCATGGGTCCGTCCGGCTCCGGCAAGACCACGATGCTCAACCTGATCGCGGGTATCGACCACGCCACCACCGGCCGGGTTGCGGTCGGCGGCGAGGAAATCACCGGCATGAAGGAGCGCGACCTCGCCGGCTGGCGCGCGCGCCATATCGGGCTGGTGTTCCAGTTCTACAACCTGATTCCGGTGCTGACCGCGTTCGAGAACGTCGAGTTGCCGCTGCTGCTGACGAATCTCAGCAAGGCGGATCGGCGCTCGCATGTCGAGACGGCGCTCCGCGTGGTCGGATTGTCGGACCGGATGGATCACTATCCGCGCCAGCTATCCGGCGGACAGGAACAACGGGTGGCGATCGCGCGCGCGATCGTCGCCGATCCGACGATTATCGTCGCCGACGAACCGACCGGCGATCTCGATGCGAAATCGGCGGAGGAAATCTTAAGCCTGCTGGTGGACCTGAATCGGCAGTTCAGCAAGACGATCGTGATGGTCACGCACGATCCGCGCGCCGAGCGCTACGTCGATACGGTCTATCGCCTCGACAAGGGCCTGCTGGTCGGCACCGAGCCGGGCAAGCGCGCTGAGCCGGCCGCGGCTGCGGCGACCAGCGCCTGA
- a CDS encoding sterol desaturase family protein, with product MRAAIPAPTIMIAMMIDCVIFAAGILAWTMLEYVIHGVMGHAHRTFVTPMHQVHHRDPRAVFALGAWIPTLAVLLGGLYLFGATRGMIFLGGIAAGFACYELIHYRIHFSKPIGSVESRLRARHLAHHFHKPGQIFGVTTPLWDYVVGSEPAPAEMRALSEAGARIAPLDGPSNFGRMISAARASIRGRITAS from the coding sequence TTGCGCGCGGCGATTCCAGCACCTACGATCATGATTGCGATGATGATCGATTGCGTCATTTTTGCGGCCGGGATTCTCGCGTGGACGATGCTCGAGTACGTCATCCACGGCGTGATGGGCCATGCGCATCGGACGTTCGTCACGCCGATGCATCAGGTGCATCATCGCGATCCGCGCGCGGTGTTTGCGCTGGGCGCGTGGATTCCAACGCTCGCAGTGCTGCTGGGTGGGCTCTATCTGTTCGGTGCGACGCGCGGAATGATTTTCCTGGGAGGAATCGCCGCGGGCTTTGCGTGCTACGAATTGATCCACTACCGGATTCATTTCTCGAAACCGATCGGCAGTGTCGAGAGTCGGCTGAGGGCGCGCCATCTGGCGCATCACTTTCACAAGCCCGGCCAGATTTTCGGCGTGACGACGCCGCTTTGGGACTATGTGGTCGGCAGCGAGCCGGCACCCGCCGAGATGCGAGCGCTCAGCGAGGCCGGCGCGCGGATTGCGCCGCTCGACGGACCGAGCAATTTCGGGCGGATGATTAGTGCGGCGCGCGCTTCCATCCGCGGCCGAATCACTGCATCCTGA
- a CDS encoding choice-of-anchor D domain-containing protein: MTLLLAVIAIAIAFTASAVVNDTTADRVLGQPDFTHNAPNYPDAIGLNGPQAVALDTSVTPNRAYVADSANNRVLGYSDVTKLANGSAADIVIGQPNFYTPNPNPPPVSASTLWNPTTLAVDGAGNLYIVDSGNHRMLEYDSPFTTDSVADRVFGASDFVTSGQCTVTELCFPFGVAVNTAGNLYVSDQDNRVLEFDNPLVSKQPTRVFGQPDFFSGDPNHGGLSASSMSGPSYLALDSSGDLFVADTGNNRVLEFDSPLTSAVADRVFGQNGTFTTNGCAGPDVGSTCAPAGVAVDSSGNLWVSNQNRVMEFEAPFGANTLASFVLGQGGSFTNTTCNAGGISAGSLCTPSGIAFDGNDDPYVVDSTNNRVLAYTAPATNGADADLVLGQADFTHDTTDNFNGQKLYSSQGIALDMSITPNRLYIADSINNRVLGYSDASAFANGTAADLVLGQPDLLSNASGSGLSNLNHPTVVGVDPAGNVYVGDSGNQRLLRFDSPYTTDRVADWVFRDSTFPGMQQQSGIAFDPAGNLWFTNANTSLVFEFNAPVTKTAPDLKFGVYGAAGVAVDMFGNLYVSSPQTNVFEFDDPLHTGVVPDRVYGTFATNCSPASQTTLCGPSGLATDKFGRLFITDRRNNRVLELDAPLSSRQPTTVFGQSDFFKQGCNRGGVAPSADSLCLPFSVALDSQGNVHIADSRNNRVLKYDESSPSGVRLSPSSKNFGSIALGSTAKQSFVIKNFQAVPLNISNISVSGGDYSQTNTCGSQIAPLAGCSIDVTFTPTVGGVRTGTLSVTDDASGSPQTASLTGTGVPAIGVSPTSLSFGNQQVGTLSAPQNVTVTSNSTATITISGISTTSDYTQTSTCGASLSPGANCVVQVRFSPSGTGSIPGTLSISFAAPGSPATVSLSGKGVTATPTPTSSRTPTRTATRTATATRTPSRTPTQTRTATRTASRTATRTATRTPTRTPSPTATPTPIGPLSASPSVLKFKTKVGATSKIKFVKIKNPKSNSGDASIFSFATEKNSEFKVNGSSTTCRKALPKGKTCKIGVTFTPASIGTQTDTLDIINNASNSPQHVTLTGVGK; the protein is encoded by the coding sequence TTGACCCTGCTGCTTGCGGTAATCGCGATCGCAATAGCTTTCACCGCGTCCGCAGTGGTCAACGACACGACCGCCGATCGCGTACTCGGACAACCTGATTTCACGCATAACGCTCCAAACTATCCTGACGCGATTGGCCTCAACGGGCCTCAGGCGGTAGCGCTAGACACCAGCGTCACGCCGAACCGCGCTTATGTCGCCGATTCCGCTAACAACCGAGTACTTGGCTACAGCGATGTCACGAAGCTCGCCAACGGATCCGCGGCAGATATTGTAATCGGCCAACCCAATTTCTACACACCGAATCCAAATCCGCCCCCTGTCTCTGCATCGACTTTATGGAATCCAACGACATTGGCGGTTGATGGCGCGGGGAACCTGTACATAGTCGACTCGGGTAACCACAGAATGCTCGAGTATGATTCCCCGTTCACGACGGATAGTGTGGCGGATCGAGTTTTCGGGGCTTCCGATTTTGTGACATCTGGCCAGTGTACGGTGACGGAGCTTTGTTTTCCTTTCGGCGTCGCTGTGAACACCGCCGGAAATCTCTACGTTTCGGATCAAGACAATCGCGTTCTCGAATTCGACAATCCTTTAGTCAGTAAGCAGCCGACAAGAGTATTCGGCCAGCCGGACTTTTTCTCCGGCGACCCTAATCATGGAGGATTGAGCGCCTCGAGTATGAGCGGTCCAAGCTACCTCGCTCTGGATTCCTCGGGAGATCTTTTTGTGGCCGACACTGGCAACAACCGGGTGCTGGAATTCGATTCGCCTCTCACGAGCGCGGTGGCCGATCGGGTATTCGGCCAGAATGGGACCTTCACAACAAACGGATGTGCCGGGCCAGATGTCGGTAGCACGTGCGCGCCCGCGGGCGTTGCGGTCGATTCGAGCGGAAATCTCTGGGTATCAAATCAGAACCGCGTCATGGAGTTCGAAGCACCATTCGGCGCGAATACTTTGGCGAGCTTTGTGCTCGGACAGGGCGGCAGCTTTACTAATACAACCTGTAACGCGGGAGGAATTTCAGCTGGCAGCCTGTGCACACCGTCAGGCATAGCTTTTGACGGCAATGACGATCCGTACGTCGTGGACTCTACCAACAATCGGGTTCTTGCTTACACTGCACCCGCCACAAATGGCGCGGACGCGGACCTTGTACTAGGTCAGGCGGATTTTACCCACGACACGACAGACAATTTCAACGGGCAGAAATTGTATTCATCTCAAGGCATCGCGCTGGACATGAGCATCACACCCAATCGACTTTACATAGCAGACTCGATAAACAACCGAGTTCTCGGCTACAGCGACGCTTCAGCGTTCGCAAATGGGACCGCGGCAGATTTGGTGTTGGGACAACCGGATTTGCTGAGCAATGCGTCGGGTAGTGGACTATCAAATCTTAATCATCCCACCGTTGTAGGTGTGGATCCCGCCGGCAACGTCTATGTCGGGGACTCCGGGAACCAACGACTGCTGCGCTTCGACTCGCCCTATACGACTGATCGAGTGGCTGACTGGGTGTTCCGCGACAGCACGTTTCCCGGCATGCAACAACAAAGCGGTATCGCTTTTGACCCTGCAGGAAATCTCTGGTTTACGAACGCGAATACTAGCCTCGTTTTTGAGTTCAACGCTCCGGTTACAAAGACTGCCCCAGATTTAAAGTTTGGGGTATACGGCGCCGCTGGCGTGGCGGTCGACATGTTTGGCAATCTGTATGTTTCGAGTCCACAAACAAACGTTTTCGAGTTTGACGATCCGCTTCATACCGGCGTTGTGCCGGACCGCGTCTATGGCACCTTCGCAACCAACTGCAGCCCGGCCAGTCAAACGACCTTATGCGGCCCGAGTGGTCTGGCGACCGATAAATTCGGACGGCTTTTCATTACGGATAGACGTAACAACCGCGTACTGGAACTCGATGCTCCGCTGTCGAGCCGACAGCCAACGACTGTTTTTGGACAATCTGACTTCTTCAAACAGGGTTGCAATAGGGGCGGCGTTGCCCCTTCCGCGGACAGCTTATGCCTCCCCTTTTCCGTAGCACTCGACTCTCAGGGCAACGTCCACATTGCGGATTCCCGTAACAATCGCGTGCTTAAGTATGACGAAAGCTCGCCGAGCGGGGTCAGGTTATCTCCATCCTCAAAGAACTTCGGCAGTATCGCGCTGGGTTCGACAGCGAAGCAGTCGTTTGTAATTAAGAATTTCCAGGCGGTGCCGCTAAACATTTCGAATATCTCGGTCAGCGGCGGCGACTACTCGCAAACCAACACTTGCGGAAGCCAGATAGCCCCGCTTGCAGGTTGCTCGATTGACGTGACCTTCACGCCGACGGTGGGTGGCGTCAGGACCGGGACTCTCTCCGTTACCGACGATGCGTCCGGCAGCCCTCAAACGGCTTCGCTCACGGGAACCGGCGTGCCAGCGATCGGGGTTTCACCAACCAGCCTCAGCTTCGGCAACCAGCAGGTAGGAACATTGAGCGCACCGCAGAATGTGACGGTAACCAGTAACTCCACCGCCACGATCACTATCTCCGGTATTTCGACCACTTCCGACTATACTCAAACCAGTACCTGTGGTGCCTCGTTGAGCCCGGGTGCAAACTGTGTGGTTCAGGTCAGATTCTCACCTTCTGGCACGGGCAGTATTCCCGGGACACTATCAATCAGTTTCGCTGCGCCGGGCAGTCCAGCGACCGTGAGTCTCTCTGGTAAGGGAGTAACTGCGACGCCGACGCCGACTTCGAGTCGAACGCCGACCCGCACCGCAACCCGAACCGCTACGGCTACCAGGACGCCATCGCGAACCCCGACTCAGACCAGAACGGCAACCAGGACAGCATCGCGAACAGCAACTAGAACCGCTACCAGGACGCCGACTCGAACGCCCTCTCCCACCGCGACGCCGACTCCTATAGGTCCGCTAAGTGCATCGCCATCAGTGCTTAAGTTCAAGACGAAAGTAGGAGCGACCAGCAAGATCAAGTTCGTCAAAATCAAAAATCCGAAAAGCAACTCCGGCGATGCTTCCATCTTCAGCTTCGCTACGGAAAAGAACTCCGAGTTCAAGGTCAATGGCAGCTCGACTACCTGCAGGAAGGCGTTGCCCAAAGGCAAGACTTGCAAGATCGGCGTTACCTTCACGCCCGCTTCCATCGGCACGCAGACCGACACGCTCGATATCATCAACAATGCGAGCAACTCGCCGCAGCACGTTACGCTGACCGGAGTCGGAAAATAG
- a CDS encoding carotenoid oxygenase family protein translates to MYDSDNPFLNGNYAPWREEGEAYDLEIEGELPRELNGALYRIGPNPHFMPAGRYHWFDGDGMVHAFILRDGRAAYRNRYVRTDGLKAEMKAGRALFGGLIEQPREMSPDVPPFKNAANTNIIGFNNRLLALWEAGLPHELKPETLETIGLYDFGGKISGPVTAHPKFDPANGDLLFFGYQPFPPYVTWYRAGRDGKLLETRAIESKIPVMMHDFITTDNYAIFFVCPSVFHIENAGQGKPLLIWEPQHGTRIGAMNRHTGDVKWFEDEAFFVFHFLNAYEENGSLVVDGCRMKALDMTGTSFGGNPPMPWRWNLNLKDGSIRQNQIDEVSGEFPRLDERLAGRKHRYGYFAGGNADERTNEPGFQALLKRDYQTGKLEQHTLGANFAPGEPVFVPRDAKSAEDDGWVLAVWYDSALNRSEMIVLDAQNFTGKPVARVKLQHRVPWGFHGNWVPAVEVRG, encoded by the coding sequence ATGTACGATTCCGACAATCCATTTCTGAACGGCAACTATGCGCCGTGGCGCGAAGAGGGCGAGGCCTACGATTTGGAAATCGAGGGCGAGTTGCCGCGCGAGCTAAACGGCGCGCTGTATCGAATCGGGCCGAATCCGCATTTCATGCCGGCCGGGCGCTATCACTGGTTCGACGGCGACGGGATGGTGCATGCGTTCATCCTGCGCGACGGACGCGCCGCGTATCGCAATCGCTACGTGCGCACCGACGGGCTGAAGGCCGAGATGAAAGCCGGGCGGGCGCTCTTCGGCGGACTTATCGAGCAGCCGCGCGAAATGTCGCCCGATGTGCCGCCGTTCAAGAACGCGGCGAACACCAATATCATCGGCTTCAACAATCGCTTGCTCGCGCTCTGGGAGGCGGGCCTGCCGCACGAGCTTAAGCCCGAGACGCTAGAAACGATCGGCCTCTATGACTTCGGCGGGAAAATTTCGGGGCCGGTGACGGCGCATCCGAAGTTCGATCCGGCAAACGGCGATCTGCTGTTCTTCGGCTATCAGCCGTTTCCGCCATACGTGACGTGGTATCGCGCGGGCCGCGACGGCAAGCTGCTCGAGACGCGCGCGATCGAATCGAAAATTCCGGTGATGATGCACGATTTTATCACCACCGATAACTACGCGATCTTCTTTGTCTGTCCGTCGGTGTTTCATATCGAGAACGCCGGGCAGGGCAAGCCGCTGCTGATTTGGGAGCCGCAGCATGGCACCAGGATCGGCGCGATGAATCGGCATACGGGCGACGTGAAATGGTTCGAGGACGAAGCGTTCTTCGTGTTTCATTTTCTGAATGCGTACGAGGAAAACGGCTCGCTGGTCGTCGATGGATGCCGCATGAAGGCGCTCGACATGACGGGTACGTCGTTCGGCGGGAATCCGCCGATGCCGTGGCGATGGAATCTCAACCTGAAGGACGGATCGATTCGGCAAAATCAGATCGATGAAGTGTCGGGCGAGTTTCCGCGGCTCGATGAACGCCTCGCGGGAAGGAAGCATCGCTATGGATACTTCGCCGGCGGCAACGCCGACGAGCGCACCAACGAACCGGGCTTCCAGGCGCTGCTGAAGCGCGACTATCAGACCGGCAAGCTGGAGCAGCATACGCTCGGGGCGAACTTCGCACCGGGCGAGCCGGTGTTCGTGCCGCGCGACGCCAAGTCGGCCGAGGACGACGGCTGGGTGCTCGCGGTGTGGTACGACTCGGCGCTGAATCGCAGCGAGATGATCGTACTCGACGCGCAGAACTTCACCGGCAAGCCGGTGGCGCGGGTGAAATTGCAGCATCGCGTGCCGTGGGGCTTTCACGGCAACTGGGTGCCTGCGGTGGAAGTGCGGGGCTGA
- a CDS encoding PadR family transcriptional regulator, with the protein MKRATKKARVSRARKSIKRGARSGEIEKRGFTRPPPRKKTTLEHALLGLIAEMPGISGYDIMKVFDLSMTHYWHAHQGQIYPTLERMVQLGLIAKRDVIQTDRPNKRLYTITPAGERVLVGWLGSPFEGVALKHPPLLRCRFLGHLGADGAIEMLTEEREGWERYLKVYLELERDYFSGNKAHSNVNAMFSWFTLKRGIDWMKENIRWCDWAMDEIEGNRKLFPAVDMRAGLRPIVPFDLARHGEPRVSFAESQRRHAGDADEDDEPAARLAAERVDRGR; encoded by the coding sequence GTGAAAAGGGCGACGAAAAAAGCGCGCGTATCGCGGGCGCGCAAGTCAATCAAGCGGGGCGCGCGGAGCGGCGAGATCGAAAAACGCGGCTTCACGCGTCCGCCGCCGCGCAAGAAGACCACGCTTGAGCACGCGCTGCTCGGATTGATCGCCGAGATGCCCGGAATCAGCGGCTACGACATCATGAAGGTGTTCGACCTGTCGATGACGCATTACTGGCACGCGCATCAGGGGCAGATTTATCCGACGCTCGAGCGGATGGTGCAGTTGGGCCTGATCGCCAAGCGCGACGTGATCCAGACCGATCGGCCGAACAAGCGGCTCTACACGATCACGCCGGCGGGTGAGCGGGTGCTGGTCGGATGGCTTGGGAGTCCGTTCGAGGGCGTCGCGCTGAAGCATCCGCCGCTGCTCAGATGCCGGTTCCTGGGGCATCTCGGAGCCGACGGCGCAATCGAGATGCTTACGGAAGAACGCGAGGGATGGGAGCGCTACCTGAAAGTTTATCTCGAGCTGGAGCGCGACTACTTTTCCGGCAACAAGGCTCATAGCAACGTCAATGCGATGTTCTCGTGGTTCACGCTGAAGCGCGGGATCGATTGGATGAAGGAGAACATCCGATGGTGCGACTGGGCGATGGACGAGATCGAGGGCAATCGCAAGCTGTTCCCGGCGGTCGACATGCGCGCGGGACTGAGACCGATCGTCCCGTTCGATCTGGCGCGCCACGGCGAGCCGCGCGTGAGCTTCGCGGAATCGCAGCGAAGGCACGCGGGAGATGCGGACGAGGATGATGAGCCCGCCGCTAGATTAGCAGCAGAGCGCGTTGATCGCGGGCGATAG
- a CDS encoding transposase — protein sequence MPSTPTSTRRSKVHRSGAISARCCAACPGVGPVLCSALLARLPELGRLNRAEVAKLVGMAPLNHDSGKLRGNPLRQSAIARDQRALLLI from the coding sequence ATGCCGAGCACGCCGACCTCGACCAGGCGATCAAAAGTTCACCGATCTGGAGCGATAAGCGCGCGCTGTTGCGCAGCGTGCCCAGGGGTGGGGCCGGTGCTGTGCAGCGCACTGCTCGCGCGGCTGCCGGAGTTGGGCCGGCTCAATCGCGCCGAAGTCGCCAAGCTGGTGGGGATGGCGCCGCTCAACCACGATAGCGGCAAGCTGCGCGGCAATCCTCTCCGCCAGTCTGCTATCGCCCGCGATCAACGCGCTCTGCTGCTAATCTAG
- a CDS encoding DUF309 domain-containing protein, translating into MDRSIGDLNRVTRSHHQEVFERGIELFNEGRFFECHEVWEEIWLRAEGDEKLFLQGMIQAAVAILHAQRGNLDGARSLYAKSSAKIDSMPVVHRGIALGELRDELRRFFEAVMGGGAIPTAPKINRVA; encoded by the coding sequence TCGATCGGCGACCTGAATCGCGTGACGCGTTCGCATCATCAGGAAGTTTTCGAGCGCGGGATCGAGCTTTTCAACGAAGGCCGATTCTTCGAATGCCACGAAGTGTGGGAAGAAATCTGGCTGCGCGCGGAAGGTGACGAGAAGCTCTTTCTGCAGGGAATGATTCAGGCGGCGGTCGCTATCCTGCACGCGCAGAGGGGGAATCTCGACGGCGCGCGAAGTCTGTACGCGAAATCATCCGCGAAGATCGACTCGATGCCGGTGGTGCATCGCGGAATCGCGCTGGGTGAATTGCGCGATGAGTTGAGGCGATTCTTCGAGGCGGTGATGGGCGGCGGCGCGATTCCGACGGCGCCGAAAATCAATCGCGTCGCGTAG